In Xenopus laevis strain J_2021 chromosome 2S, Xenopus_laevis_v10.1, whole genome shotgun sequence, a genomic segment contains:
- the kctd14.S gene encoding potassium channel tetramerization domain containing 14 S homeolog isoform X1: MSVSGKQLSNSPQGLSPIVQLNIGGEIYTTTLSTLKRCSGSKLFDLFNGQPKLRTDSEGRFFIDRDGKYFRYILEYLRTNQVPTEFVKEVYKEALFYDIEPLVKILEESPVIFGEIVGKKQFLARVPNYSENIEVIIRIARAEVVASRYSNVIVCVARTEDDVGKCHDAFNSLHMDKESVVKFGPWKASPGISDLLDCIKADIEQKGYNVTYMTYVADKGFLSKSYDYFYKFVFTWW; encoded by the exons ATGAGTGTGTCTGGGAAACAGCTGAGCAACAGTCCTCAGGGT CTGTCTCCAATTGTGCAGTTGAATATTGGTGGAGAGATCTACACAACAACACTAAGCACTTTGAAGAGATGTTCAGGATCCAAGCTCTTTGACTTGTTCAATGGGCAGCCAAAACTTCGCACTGACTCTGAGGGCAGGTTTTTCATTGACAGAGATGGGAAATACTTCAGATACATCCTGGAATACCTAAGGACCAACCAAGTTCCCACTGAGTTTGTCAAGGAGGTGTACAAAGAGGCTCTGTTTTATGACATTGAGCCACTGGTGAAAATATTGGAAGAATCTCCAGTGATATTTGGAGAGATTGTTGGAAAGAAGCAGTTCTTGGCCCGTGTGCCCAACTACAGCGAGAACATTGAGGTGATAATCCGTATTGCCAGGGCTGAAGTGGTGGCATCTCGGTACTCCAATGTCATAGTTTGTGTTGCAAGGACGGAGGATGATGTAGGCAAGTGCCATGATGCTTTCAACTCATTGCATATGGACAAGGAATCCGTAGTAAAATTTGGGCCCTGGAAAGCCTCACCGGGGATCTCTGATCTGTTGGACTGTATCAAAGCAGACATTGAGCAGAAGGGATACAATGTCACATACATGACTTACGTAGCAGACAAAGGATTCCTTAGCAAATCCTATGACTATTTCTACAAATTTGTTTTCACATGGTGGTAA
- the kctd14.S gene encoding potassium channel tetramerization domain containing 14 S homeolog (The RefSeq protein has 1 substitution compared to this genomic sequence) has product MSVSGKQLSSSPQGLSPIVQLNIGGEIYTTTLSTLKRCSGSKLFDLFNGQPKLRTDSEGRFFIDRDGKYFRYILEYLRTNQVPTEFVKEVYKEALFYDIEPLVKILEESPVIFGEIVGKKQFLARVPNYSENIEVIIRIARAEVVASRYSNVIVCVARTEDDVGKCHDAFNSLHMDKESVVKFGPWKASPGISDLLDCIKADIEQKGYNVTYMTYVADKGFLSKSYDYFYKFVFTWW; this is encoded by the exons ATGAGTGTGTCTGGGAAACAGCTGAGCAACAGTCCTCAGGGT CTGTCTCCAATTGTGCAGTTGAATATTGGTGGAGAGATCTACACAACAACACTAAGCACTTTGAAGAGATGTTCAGGATCCAAGCTCTTTGACTTGTTCAATGGGCAGCCAAAACTTCGCACTGACTCTGAGGGCAGGTTTTTCATTGACAGAGATGGGAAATACTTCAGATACATCCTGGAATACCTAAGGACCAACCAAGTTCCCACTGAGTTTGTCAAGGAGGTGTACAAAGAGGCTCTGTTTTATGACATTGAGCCACTGGTGAAAATATTGGAAGAATCTCCAGTGATATTTGGAGAGATTGTTGGAAAGAAGCAGTTCTTGGCCCGTGTGCCCAACTACAGCGAGAACATTGAGGTGATAATCCGTATTGCCAGGGCTGAAGTGGTGGCATCTCGGTACTCCAATGTCATAGTTTGTGTTGCAAGGACGGAGGATGATGTAGGCAAGTGCCATGATGCTTTCAACTCATTGCATATGGACAAGGAATCCGTAGTAAAATTTGGGCCCTGGAAAGCCTCACCGGGGATCTCTGATCTGTTGGACTGTATCAAAGCAGACATTGAGCAGAAGGGATACAATGTCACATACATGACTTACGTAGCAGACAAAGGATTCCTTAGCAAATCCTATGACTATTTCTACAAATTTGTTTTCACATGGTGGTAA